In Paenibacillus kyungheensis, the following are encoded in one genomic region:
- the infC gene encoding translation initiation factor IF-3, producing MIKNEKIKAIEVHLTGIDGEDLGIVPTAEALQMAKKLKVDLVCTSLYSSPPPCQLISAGAAKQNKQQSKKSDKPIKIKEIRLTANIEDHDYETKKNQAERILQSHNAVLLVVKTQGSKESAKAKTLIEELLRDLQASGKAKTGIQVSGKQSMVQVDPLS from the coding sequence GTGATCAAAAATGAGAAAATCAAAGCGATAGAAGTACATTTAACGGGAATCGATGGAGAAGACTTGGGGATTGTGCCTACTGCCGAAGCTTTGCAAATGGCAAAAAAATTAAAAGTTGATCTTGTATGCACTTCTTTATATAGTAGTCCGCCTCCTTGCCAGCTAATCTCAGCAGGAGCTGCCAAGCAAAACAAACAACAATCTAAAAAAAGTGATAAACCTATTAAAATCAAAGAAATTCGCTTAACTGCTAATATTGAAGATCATGATTATGAAACGAAAAAAAATCAGGCTGAACGTATTCTACAATCGCATAATGCTGTATTACTTGTGGTCAAAACACAAGGTAGCAAAGAATCAGCTAAAGCTAAAACGCTTATTGAAGAATTGTTGCGTGATCTTCAAGCATCTGGAAAAGCCAAAACAGGTATTCAAGTGAGTGGCAAACAATCTATGGTTCAAGTCGATCCTTTATCTTAA
- a CDS encoding copper amine oxidase N-terminal domain-containing protein, which yields MKNRKWVILPLVLLLVLLSGCQAVGNLDINSAMVGDLKVKSIESKQSLAVQLTSTSTASAQERQLATVLNGMQLNIDHAKLQDNGNVSIEGGIAYSGMTLPFQMFMDTKGVTIALSGAQKPLYIPLTTEEQMAFLPGNLTMNQIEDQAKELITKSASLFFKHAPNPSNVTVDSVTQEVYGESVDLTHLHIELTGEEFITLVKPFLTSISTDEAGWRDLLATLYDFITYAESQMNADEKQAMAYLTLDQTKEEFVDESYTEVQSFLKDVLAEYDKYLKEVSAEPEFKTVFGTNTRLSLDLYFDKDMHTRKQIVDLTVALPSSEYMPYSMFNVHTENENWNVDGNIVADPIATPNGVLDITSKDLTPGAFLRSFDKTSPVYLLLHDVAHITEKSIYIDKDPSYASYNVITKDRVLLMSVKELAEELDAKFTWDPATKKITLTDDITGAVTTLSLNSNKAITDGKTKIMTHKVVKIKGVTYVPVRSVAEILGATVKSESAYIVVERK from the coding sequence ATGAAAAATAGAAAATGGGTTATTTTACCACTGGTTCTGCTTCTTGTTCTGTTGTCAGGTTGTCAGGCTGTAGGTAATTTAGACATTAACAGCGCAATGGTTGGTGATCTCAAAGTCAAATCGATTGAATCCAAGCAATCCCTTGCAGTTCAATTAACATCTACTTCAACAGCTTCGGCACAAGAACGCCAACTAGCAACAGTGTTAAACGGTATGCAATTGAATATCGATCATGCCAAACTTCAAGATAATGGCAACGTTTCGATTGAAGGTGGTATCGCTTACAGTGGAATGACGTTACCATTCCAAATGTTTATGGATACGAAAGGAGTTACGATTGCTCTATCTGGTGCGCAAAAGCCGTTATACATACCACTCACTACAGAAGAACAAATGGCTTTTTTACCTGGCAATCTAACTATGAATCAAATTGAAGATCAAGCAAAAGAGTTGATTACCAAATCAGCTAGCTTATTTTTCAAGCATGCACCTAATCCATCTAATGTAACCGTAGATTCGGTGACTCAAGAAGTATATGGTGAATCAGTGGATCTGACTCATTTACACATTGAGCTAACAGGTGAAGAATTTATCACTTTGGTCAAACCATTTTTAACAAGTATTTCTACAGATGAAGCAGGCTGGCGTGATCTGTTAGCTACGTTATATGACTTTATCACTTATGCTGAATCACAAATGAATGCTGATGAGAAACAAGCTATGGCTTATTTAACGTTAGATCAGACTAAAGAAGAATTTGTTGATGAATCGTATACAGAGGTTCAATCCTTTTTGAAAGATGTATTAGCTGAATATGATAAATATCTAAAAGAAGTATCAGCAGAGCCTGAATTCAAAACAGTTTTTGGTACAAATACTCGTCTATCCCTAGATCTTTATTTTGATAAAGATATGCATACTCGTAAGCAAATTGTAGACTTAACAGTGGCTTTGCCTAGTTCAGAATATATGCCTTACAGTATGTTCAATGTACACACAGAAAATGAAAATTGGAATGTGGACGGTAATATTGTAGCAGATCCAATTGCAACCCCAAATGGTGTGCTTGATATCACTTCAAAAGATTTGACACCAGGTGCATTCTTGCGTAGCTTTGATAAAACTTCACCTGTGTATTTGTTGTTACACGATGTAGCACACATTACCGAAAAATCGATCTATATTGATAAAGATCCATCATATGCTTCTTACAATGTGATCACCAAAGATCGTGTGCTATTAATGTCTGTCAAAGAACTTGCTGAAGAGTTAGATGCCAAATTTACTTGGGACCCAGCGACTAAAAAAATCACATTAACAGATGATATTACTGGCGCTGTGACAACATTATCTTTGAATTCTAACAAAGCAATAACCGATGGCAAAACCAAAATAATGACTCATAAAGTAGTTAAAATTAAAGGCGTAACTTATGTACCTGTACGTTCGGTAGCAGAGATTTTGGGAGCAACAGTAAAATCTGAATCTGCTTATATTGTCGTAGAACGCAAATAA